A single region of the Aeromonas hydrophila subsp. hydrophila ATCC 7966 genome encodes:
- a CDS encoding L,D-transpeptidase family protein: protein MNPLRTAASALLCTLALVSQQAAAVEYQLPAANSRLIGENQEYVVPADNRPLEQIASDFQLGLTNIMEANPGVDPYLPKAGSKLVIPHQLILPNAPREGIVINVAEMRLYYYPKGKNVVQVLPIGIGQLGVNTPENWITKVERKRANPTWTPTENIRRRYAAQGKTLPAVWPAGPDNPMGLHALYIGNLYAIHGTNATFGIGLRVSSGCVRLRADDIKYLFDNVPVGTRVQFVNQPVKTTVEPDGGRYMEVHEPLSRNEEEFNSTASVPLPMTQATTRFIAHMDSDSNVVKQVLEQRTGMPTRLNPQV from the coding sequence ATGAATCCCCTTCGCACTGCCGCTTCGGCCCTTTTATGTACTCTGGCGCTGGTCAGCCAGCAGGCCGCCGCCGTTGAATACCAGCTGCCTGCAGCCAACAGCCGTCTGATCGGTGAGAACCAGGAGTACGTGGTACCCGCGGACAACCGTCCGCTGGAGCAGATCGCCTCCGACTTCCAGTTGGGTCTGACCAACATCATGGAAGCCAACCCGGGTGTCGACCCCTACCTGCCCAAGGCGGGCAGCAAACTGGTCATCCCCCATCAGCTGATCCTGCCGAACGCTCCCCGCGAAGGGATCGTCATCAACGTGGCTGAGATGCGTCTCTACTACTACCCGAAAGGCAAGAACGTGGTGCAGGTGCTGCCCATCGGCATCGGCCAGCTGGGGGTCAACACCCCGGAGAACTGGATCACCAAGGTGGAGCGCAAGCGCGCCAACCCGACCTGGACCCCGACTGAAAACATCCGTCGCCGCTACGCCGCCCAGGGCAAGACCCTACCGGCAGTCTGGCCGGCCGGTCCGGACAACCCCATGGGTCTGCACGCGCTCTACATCGGCAATCTGTACGCCATTCACGGCACCAACGCCACCTTCGGCATCGGTCTGCGGGTGAGCAGCGGTTGCGTGCGTCTGCGCGCCGACGACATCAAGTACCTGTTTGACAACGTGCCGGTCGGCACTCGCGTCCAGTTCGTCAACCAGCCGGTCAAGACCACGGTCGAACCGGATGGCGGTCGCTACATGGAAGTGCACGAGCCGCTGTCACGCAACGAGGAGGAGTTCAACTCCACCGCCTCCGTGCCGCTGCCCATGACCCAGGCCACCACCCGCTTCATCGCCCACATGGACAGCGACTCCAATGTGGTCAAGCAGGTGCTGGAACAGCGTACTGGCATGCCGACCCGTCTCAACCCGCAGGTCTGA
- a CDS encoding glycosyltransferase — MATILLAATATPGHVNPMLAAARLLVEEGHRVLMLCGALFEQRIRAAGAEFVPFAPEVDFDYRALERHFPERASLSGAAQMALALKRFFAAPMAQHDSHLRALLATEGVDLLLVENGFYGVLPLLQQRDGRRLPILMLGVNPVSFSSPDAIFYGPRIPPELRRSLGELPWLDEPTRQLQREVQQSFDAALAEAGAPPLTAPFTDVMVTAPDAFLQLSCAGFEYERPELEGVIRYVGPLLPPRIELTPPPWWERLDERPLVIVSQGTLANVDLGQLLIPAMQGLAGDELQLLLTTGGRDPARLGAAVPANAIVTEHVPFELALPRAAVLVTNGGYGSVQAALAHGVPLVVAGTGEDKAEVATRVAWSGAGINLHSNEPTADAVAAAVRKLVHEPRYRARARLLADEMATLDARAAIAGAVTALLGGQG, encoded by the coding sequence ATGGCGACCATTTTGCTGGCGGCCACCGCCACCCCGGGCCACGTCAATCCCATGCTGGCGGCGGCCCGTCTGCTGGTGGAGGAGGGGCATAGAGTGCTGATGCTGTGCGGCGCCCTGTTCGAGCAGCGCATCCGCGCAGCCGGTGCCGAATTCGTGCCCTTCGCCCCCGAGGTGGACTTTGACTACCGGGCGCTGGAGCGGCATTTTCCCGAGCGGGCCAGCCTGAGCGGCGCCGCCCAGATGGCGCTGGCACTCAAGCGCTTCTTCGCCGCCCCCATGGCGCAGCACGATAGCCATTTGCGGGCGCTGCTCGCGACGGAGGGGGTGGATCTGCTGCTGGTGGAGAACGGCTTCTACGGGGTGCTGCCGCTGTTGCAGCAGAGGGACGGGCGGCGCCTTCCCATCCTGATGCTGGGGGTGAACCCGGTCTCCTTCTCGAGCCCGGATGCCATCTTCTACGGCCCGCGCATTCCGCCCGAGTTGCGCCGCTCCCTTGGCGAGCTGCCCTGGCTCGATGAGCCGACCCGGCAACTGCAAAGGGAGGTACAGCAGAGCTTCGATGCCGCGCTGGCCGAGGCGGGGGCGCCGCCGCTGACGGCTCCCTTCACCGATGTGATGGTGACGGCCCCCGATGCCTTTTTGCAGCTCTCCTGCGCCGGCTTTGAATACGAGCGGCCGGAGCTGGAGGGGGTGATCCGTTATGTCGGCCCGCTGCTGCCACCCCGGATTGAGCTGACGCCACCGCCCTGGTGGGAGCGGCTCGATGAGCGGCCGCTGGTCATCGTCAGCCAGGGCACCCTGGCCAACGTGGATCTGGGGCAACTGCTGATCCCGGCCATGCAGGGGCTGGCCGGCGACGAACTGCAACTGCTGCTGACCACCGGCGGGCGGGATCCGGCGCGGCTGGGCGCCGCCGTCCCGGCCAATGCCATCGTCACCGAACACGTGCCGTTCGAGCTGGCGCTGCCCCGCGCCGCCGTGCTGGTGACCAACGGTGGTTATGGCTCGGTACAGGCCGCGCTGGCGCACGGGGTGCCGCTGGTGGTGGCGGGCACCGGGGAGGACAAGGCGGAGGTGGCCACCCGGGTGGCGTGGAGCGGTGCCGGCATCAATCTGCACAGCAACGAGCCGACGGCGGACGCGGTGGCGGCGGCGGTGCGCAAGCTGGTGCACGAGCCGCGCTATCGGGCCAGGGCCCGGCTGCTGGCCGACGAAATGGCCACGCTCGATGCCCGCGCCGCCATCGCCGGGGCGGTGACGGCCCTGCTCGGCGGGCAAGGGTGA
- a CDS encoding TauD/TfdA dioxygenase family protein, whose amino-acid sequence MTASIVTLGGERCRILPQTPFGLLIEPARNAQPVQSLAIEALRELARRHGVLILRGFESGFTDPERLTRYGEGWGEIMMWPFGAVLDVKEHENATDHIFDSSYVPLHWDGMYKPTLPEFQLFHCVHAPAVDEGGRTTFINTRQLLTELDGERLARWERVHITYRIKQVVHYGGQVRSPLLVPHPVSGETVLRYNEPPREGVRFLNQHALEIEGVAPAEQAAFVQDLHQRLYDPRYFYAHQWQGGDVVIADNLGLLHGREGFTARSARHIQRVHIQASPVCLNPALAPQGAA is encoded by the coding sequence ATGACTGCATCCATCGTTACCCTCGGCGGCGAGCGCTGCCGCATCCTGCCACAGACCCCGTTCGGCCTGCTGATTGAACCGGCCCGCAACGCCCAGCCGGTGCAGAGCCTGGCTATCGAGGCGCTGCGCGAACTGGCCCGCCGCCACGGCGTGCTGATCCTGCGCGGATTCGAGTCCGGCTTCACCGATCCCGAGCGGCTGACCCGCTACGGCGAGGGGTGGGGCGAGATCATGATGTGGCCCTTCGGCGCCGTGCTGGATGTGAAAGAGCACGAGAACGCCACCGACCACATCTTCGACTCCAGCTATGTGCCGCTGCACTGGGACGGCATGTACAAGCCGACCCTGCCCGAGTTCCAGCTGTTTCACTGCGTGCACGCCCCGGCGGTGGACGAAGGGGGGCGCACCACCTTCATCAATACCCGCCAATTGCTCACCGAGCTCGACGGCGAGCGGCTGGCCCGCTGGGAGCGGGTGCACATCACCTATCGCATCAAGCAGGTGGTGCACTACGGCGGCCAGGTGCGCTCGCCACTGCTGGTGCCCCACCCGGTGAGCGGCGAGACGGTGCTGCGTTACAACGAGCCGCCGCGCGAGGGGGTACGTTTTCTCAATCAGCATGCCCTCGAGATCGAAGGGGTGGCACCGGCCGAGCAGGCCGCCTTCGTGCAGGATCTGCACCAGCGGCTCTACGATCCGCGCTACTTCTATGCCCACCAGTGGCAAGGGGGAGACGTGGTGATCGCCGACAACCTCGGTCTGCTGCACGGCCGCGAGGGGTTCACCGCCCGCTCCGCCCGCCACATCCAGCGGGTCCACATCCAGGCCAGCCCGGTCTGCCTCAACCCGGCGCTGGCGCCGCAAGGGGCGGCGTGA